In one Amaranthus tricolor cultivar Red isolate AtriRed21 chromosome 8, ASM2621246v1, whole genome shotgun sequence genomic region, the following are encoded:
- the LOC130821531 gene encoding albumin-2-like, with protein MSSPIYVTAAFRSGQKNQAYIFMKKEYIIEEVNPGTYNDTILYGPAKVNQYSSLKGTIFGDKGIDCAFPSVEEGVAFIFSGPSSIEEVFPYLKGTVFANGLDAAFETSRPYEVYLFKGDKYACIFYEGAGKLLNSSPIRQNWVTLRGTIFENGIDGAFSLDHDTYPNSV; from the exons ATGTCAAGCCCTATTTATGTAACCGCTGCTTTCAGATCAGGACAAAAAAACCAAGCCTATATATTCATGAAGAAGGAATATATCATTGAAGAAGTGAATCCAGGTACATATAatgacacaatattatatggACCAGCCAAAGTGAATCAATATTCATCTCTTAAGGGCACAATTTTTGGAGACAAAGGAATAGATTGTGCTTTCCCTTCTGTAGAAGAAGGAGTTGCATTTATCTTCTCCG GGCCTTCCTCAATTGAAGAGGTATTCCCTTATTTGAAGGGTACTGTTTTTGCGAATGGGTTGGATGCTGCATTTGAGACATCACGTCCTTATGAAGTTTACCTATTTAAGGGAGATAAGTATGCTTGTATCTTCTATGAGGGTGCTGGAAAACTGTTGAACAGTAGCCCCATACGCCAAAACTGGGTGACTTTAAGAGGGACTATCTTTGAAAATGGCATAGATGGTGCCTTTTCTTTAGATCATGATACTTATCCGAATTCGGTATAA